The Nitrospira tepida genome includes a window with the following:
- a CDS encoding DUF2934 domain-containing protein: MDIKPTASRAGKERKPRQQPTAPAEMQASEAEASPATRVAIYPVRPCEDLHAQIQKRAYELHALRGYREGSALDDWLEAEREILSQLPPM; this comes from the coding sequence GACATCAAACCGACCGCATCCCGCGCAGGCAAGGAGAGAAAACCGAGGCAACAGCCGACCGCTCCCGCCGAAATGCAGGCAAGTGAGGCTGAAGCGTCTCCGGCCACGAGAGTGGCCATCTATCCTGTCCGACCCTGCGAAGACCTCCACGCCCAGATCCAGAAACGGGCGTACGAACTCCATGCCCTACGCGGCTATCGAGAGGGGTCCGCGCTGGACGATTGGCTTGAGGCGGAACGGGAAATCCTGAGCCAACTTCCTCCCATGTGA
- a CDS encoding TolC family protein — MVRHRTAASTGWSVGRVAQVLCFGGALVVWNIAVVLPAGEAAAQAARAVTLEEALDLASQHSPVLRASRQELHSAEAQQEIAKAAYLPKLDAIEAWTNTNNPAQSFAIQLNQGRFTQAGFDINTLNRPGSIENYRSALNLVQPIYNGGREQLGVKIAELGHQASTEGYEHARQRVFFTVTRGYYDLALAKAVRKVATDAVQIAEANARQIAARYKSGATVKSDLLQADVRLAGLREESIRAEQMLHITAVALQHAIGLNEAVDTADSLSQGTVADQRLEAVIARALDTRPDYRMMAAELRKAQMTTKLSKSSYLPNLNLQGSFENNSTFPLGPNGQSNYGAFGMFSVNLFNGLSDAAHVRKARAQEEKAREQLEAKRREIEVEVVEAYYGVAAAKERIAVSESAVAQAEENLRIIGNRYQSGIAPVLDLLTAELVLNQAKQNRLRSFYDLKVGQARLALVSGEGRS; from the coding sequence ATGGTCCGACATCGAACGGCGGCATCAACGGGCTGGTCCGTAGGCAGAGTTGCGCAGGTCCTGTGTTTCGGCGGTGCGCTCGTTGTATGGAACATTGCGGTCGTCCTCCCCGCGGGGGAAGCCGCGGCACAGGCCGCCCGCGCCGTCACATTGGAAGAGGCGCTCGACCTGGCGTCGCAGCACAGCCCCGTGCTGCGGGCTTCGCGGCAGGAGCTGCACTCCGCGGAGGCCCAGCAGGAGATCGCGAAAGCCGCCTATCTGCCGAAGCTGGACGCGATCGAAGCCTGGACCAACACGAATAATCCGGCTCAATCTTTCGCCATTCAGCTCAATCAGGGCCGGTTCACCCAGGCGGGATTCGACATCAATACGCTCAACCGTCCCGGCTCGATCGAGAACTACCGGTCGGCTTTGAACCTCGTCCAACCCATCTATAACGGCGGCCGCGAACAACTCGGCGTCAAGATCGCCGAGTTGGGGCACCAAGCGTCCACCGAAGGCTATGAACATGCCAGGCAACGGGTGTTCTTCACCGTCACCAGGGGCTATTACGATCTGGCGCTCGCGAAGGCGGTTCGAAAGGTCGCCACGGATGCGGTGCAGATTGCGGAGGCCAACGCCAGGCAGATCGCCGCGCGGTACAAAAGCGGGGCGACGGTGAAATCCGATCTCTTGCAGGCGGATGTCCGCCTGGCGGGTCTGCGGGAGGAGTCCATTCGCGCGGAGCAAATGCTGCACATCACCGCGGTCGCCTTGCAGCACGCGATCGGGCTGAATGAAGCGGTCGATACGGCCGACAGCCTGTCCCAGGGGACGGTCGCGGATCAGAGGCTGGAGGCGGTCATCGCGCGCGCGCTGGACACCAGACCGGACTATCGCATGATGGCGGCGGAGCTGCGCAAGGCGCAAATGACCACCAAGCTCAGCAAATCGTCGTATCTCCCCAATCTGAATCTTCAGGGCAGCTTCGAGAACAACAGCACGTTTCCCTTGGGCCCGAACGGCCAGAGCAACTACGGAGCCTTCGGCATGTTCAGCGTGAACCTCTTCAACGGCCTCAGCGACGCGGCGCATGTCCGCAAGGCGCGGGCGCAGGAGGAAAAGGCGCGCGAGCAATTGGAGGCGAAGCGGCGCGAGATCGAAGTGGAGGTCGTCGAGGCCTATTACGGAGTCGCGGCGGCGAAGGAGCGGATCGCCGTGAGCGAAAGCGCCGTGGCCCAGGCCGAGGAAAACCTGCGCATCATCGGCAACCGGTATCAGTCCGGGATCGCGCCGGTCTTGGATCTCCTGACCGCCGAACTTGTCCTCAATCAGGCCAAGCAGAACCGGCTCCGCTCGTTCTACGATCTAAAGGTGGGGCAGGCCAGATTGGCCCTCGTGAGCGGCGAAGGGCGGAGTTAG
- a CDS encoding efflux RND transporter periplasmic adaptor subunit, which produces MTYNVRFGSGFAGNDDEQMGRMMMIRKIVVAVFCCGLAGCGPRDEPVQPAGTSAALPSIQAAVIEVQSVPVPLRVEVTGQVASVTQATLSSQIQAAVKEVRVREGSPVKKGETLVLLDDRDLRAELARAEAEADNAKAHLKRMRDLFVQDSVARQELENAERTFKVAEANRTAARTRVSYTVVTAPFDGLVTEKLIHAGELASPGRPLLRLEDPRQLRLEATVAEGDLKSLSRGDRVSVAIDALGGRSLSGSVAQILPTGDPATHTVLVKVELPPTSGLKAGMFGRMQLDKGSGRTLVVPRTSVIERGDLTGVYVVGSDSLAHLRWVKLGRAVGDHVEVLSGLNQGESVLVQGGQGSDGARVEIAQSVASPVP; this is translated from the coding sequence ATGACGTATAACGTCCGCTTCGGAAGCGGGTTCGCCGGGAATGATGATGAGCAAATGGGCCGGATGATGATGATCAGGAAGATCGTCGTGGCGGTGTTCTGCTGTGGGCTCGCCGGATGCGGCCCGCGCGACGAGCCGGTGCAGCCGGCCGGGACCTCCGCGGCGCTTCCATCGATCCAGGCCGCGGTCATCGAGGTGCAGAGCGTCCCGGTGCCCTTGCGGGTGGAGGTGACGGGACAGGTGGCATCCGTCACGCAGGCCACGCTCTCCAGCCAGATTCAGGCCGCGGTCAAGGAGGTGCGCGTGCGGGAAGGGTCGCCGGTGAAGAAGGGGGAGACGCTGGTCCTGTTGGACGACCGGGACCTGCGCGCCGAGTTGGCTCGCGCCGAAGCCGAAGCGGACAATGCCAAGGCGCACCTGAAACGGATGCGGGATCTCTTCGTCCAGGATTCGGTGGCCAGACAGGAATTGGAAAACGCCGAGCGGACGTTCAAGGTGGCGGAGGCCAATCGCACGGCCGCGCGGACCAGGGTCAGTTACACGGTCGTGACGGCCCCGTTCGACGGCCTCGTCACGGAGAAACTGATCCATGCCGGGGAGCTGGCTTCGCCGGGACGGCCCCTGTTGCGGTTGGAAGACCCTCGGCAGCTTCGCCTGGAAGCGACGGTGGCGGAGGGCGACCTGAAATCCCTCTCGCGCGGCGATCGGGTTTCCGTGGCGATCGATGCGCTCGGAGGCCGATCGCTGTCCGGCTCCGTGGCCCAGATTCTCCCGACCGGCGATCCGGCCACCCATACGGTGCTCGTGAAGGTCGAGTTGCCTCCCACATCGGGATTGAAGGCCGGCATGTTCGGGCGCATGCAACTGGACAAGGGATCCGGGCGGACGTTGGTCGTCCCTCGCACATCGGTGATCGAACGGGGCGATCTCACCGGCGTCTACGTCGTCGGGTCCGACTCGCTGGCGCATCTCCGGTGGGTCAAGTTGGGCCGGGCGGTGGGCGATCACGTCGAGGTCCTCTCCGGTCTCAACCAGGGAGAGTCTGTGTTGGTCCAGGGCGGCCAAGGCAGCGACGGAGCCCGCGTGGAGATCGCCCAATCGGTCGCTTCGCCCGTTCCGTAA
- a CDS encoding YgaP family membrane protein produces the protein MNLNEWLRLIAGAFVLSAVVLGATVHLYWNYFAAFVAANLIQSAFTGWCPMMALLRKLGVQE, from the coding sequence ATGAATCTGAACGAATGGTTGCGTCTGATTGCCGGCGCATTCGTGCTGTCGGCGGTTGTGCTGGGAGCGACGGTGCATCTTTACTGGAATTACTTCGCCGCGTTTGTGGCGGCCAACCTGATCCAATCGGCCTTCACCGGCTGGTGCCCGATGATGGCCCTCTTGCGAAAGCTGGGTGTTCAGGAGTAA